The Seriola aureovittata isolate HTS-2021-v1 ecotype China chromosome 12, ASM2101889v1, whole genome shotgun sequence genome window below encodes:
- the LOC130179438 gene encoding leukocyte cell-derived chemotaxin 1-like, translated as MAGSSEKVPIAAAGPEDLQQFMPPAYSAVAVKPAATGRLLKAGIAVLIAGALLLLLGAVGAFYFWNNNEKHVYNVHYSMSINGKVEEGSMEIDTTNNMERFSTGSGADEAVEVHDFEIGITGIRFSGGEKCYIKTQVKARLPDVEALNKDSMTFDLEDEVMPAKFEDDLIWVAADTPLSDSAFLSNKIKDLCGDLPIFWLRPTYSTSGQRKRRAAPRQRRQAAGAGEEEEEDVEAEFNPENPYQRGLEGEEGNMNIDPMLDHQGVCCAECRRSYTHCQRICEPLGGYYPWPYHYRGCRVACRVIMPCNWWVARILGLV; from the exons ATGGCCGGGAGCTCAGAGAAAGTACCGATCGCCGCGGCGGGACCAGAGGACCTGCAGCAGTTTATGCCTCCG GCCTACTCCGCCGTGGCGGTCAAGCCCGCCGCCACCGGCCGCCTCCTGAAGGCCGGGATCGCGGTGCTCATCGCCGGGgccctgctgcttctgctgggGGCAGTTGGTGCTTTCTACTTCTGgaacaacaatgaaaaacac gtcTACAATGTCCACTACAGCATGAGCATCAATGGCAAAGTGGAGGAGGGTTCAATGGAGATCGACACGACCAATAACATGGAGCGATTCAGCACGGGCAGCGGGGCGGACGAGGCCGTGGAGGTCCACGACTTTGAGATT GGGATCACAGGGATTCGTTTTTCAGGAGGAGAGAAGTGCTACATCAAGACCCAGGTGAAGGCTCGTCTGCCTGACGTGGAGGCTCTCAACAAGGACTCCATGACGTTCGATCTG GAGGACGAGGTGATGCCGGCCAAGTTTGAGGACGACCTGATCTGGGTGGCTGCAGACACGCCGCTGTCGGACTCCGCCTTCCTCAGCAACAAGATCAAGGACTTGTGCGGAGACCTGCCAATCTTTTGGCTCCGTCCCACCTACTCCACCA gcggacagaggaagaggagggccGCCCCCCGCCAGCGCCGCCAGGCAGCCGGAGCcggggaggaagaagaggaggacgtGGAGGCAGAGTTCAACCCGGAGAACCCCTATCAG AGAGGTCTCGAGGGCGAGGAGGGCAACATGAACATCGACCCCATGCTGGACCACCAGGGCGTGTGCTGCGCCGAGTGCCGCCGCAGCTACACCCACTGCCAGAGGATCTGCGAGCCGCTGGGGGGCTACTACCCGTGGCCCTACCACTACAGAGGCTGCAGGGTGGCCTGTAGAGTTATCATGCCCTGCAACTGGTGGGTGGCACGCATCCTGGGTCTAGTGTAG
- the LOC130179437 gene encoding protocadherin-8-like, translated as MGETGWNGLLVLVCVSLLSLSAVTQGKTVKYQTFEEDAPGTVIGNLAKDISSTPSSSGGSRTNFRMMKQFNSSFIRLRESDGQLSIGERIDRERVCKHTLHCLIAFDVVSFSKEQFKLIHVEVEVKDINDNSPEFPRKESSLEISENTAVGTRIPLDFAVDEDVGVNYIQSYQISVNSHFSIDVLSRADGVKYAELVLMKELDRETQASYALELVAMDGGNPSRTGTTRINVKVKDYNDNSPVFDRNSFSVDLPEDAPVGSLLLDLNAEDPDEGLNGEVVYGFGNQVPPEIRQLFRVDRKTGRLTLESPIDFESKTTYEFDVQATDLGPNPSPAICKIVVQVQDVNDNAPEISITPMTSITAGIAYITEAAARESFVALVSTSDRDSGANGQVHCTLYGHDHFRLQQAYEDSFMIVSTSPLDREKIPEYNLTVVAEDLGSPPFRTITQYTIRLTDENDNAPVFSKPVYEVSVVENNAPGAYITTVVARDMDMGSNGKVSYKLADTYFMGSPIATFVSLDPASGSLYALRSFNYEVMKQLELRISASDGGSPPLSGSANVYVRIVDQNDNAPVITQPALNNGSAEVLLPRDAPTGYVITRVEARDADEGVNSDLSYGLATGEPSVFSVNKATGEIYLNQVLSHDVDETLSVTVTVSDNGRPALTSTATLHFLIIAGSPPSDRTVYQSSGGDEVHAQWDLSVVIIVVLAGSCTLLLLAIILIATTCNRRKQDKGGEDSDSYGEKGTLERGRSHVVDNPLLPLHGSGGGAGFDGHSYSSQPGGFTSAHPGGSDMCSASEDGSEVPCVYDSDSNSKTRGNKHEGYSTLPGYGNGKEAVRPITIWKGNSYTTISARDPAFSGKDSGKGDSDFNDSDSDVSGDTGLKKDGAVVPPMGGQNGLWACTSECKVLGHSDRCWSPSAVRSNAAPSPAPTLSSFNSLSKTASLPRDPHRRDNYYQAHIPKTVGLQSVYEKVLHREYDYVLVTPPRPVRVQEISDITIPVYTPTPTHCPNNDI; from the exons ATGGGAGAAACAGGGTGGAACGGGCTGTTGGTGCTCGTGTGCGTCTCTTTGCTGAGCCTGTCTGCTGTCACACAAGGAAAGACGGTGAAATATCAGACATTTGAGGAAGACGCACCAGGGACAGTGATTGGAAACTTGGCCAAGGACATCTCCTCCACTCCCTCTTCCTCGGGAGGCTCCAGGACCAATTTCAGGATGATGAAACAGTTCAACTCCTCTTTCATCCGTCTGAGGGAGAGCGACGGGCAGCTGAGCATAGGAGAGAGGATAGACAGAGAGCGCGTCTGCAAACACACCCTGCACTGCCTCATCGCTTTCGACGTGGTCAGCTTCTCCAAAGAGCAGTTTAAACTCATCCACGTCGAGGTGGAGGTCAAGGACATCAACGACAACTCCCCCGAGTTTCCCCGGAAAGAGTCGAGTCTGGAGATCTCCGAAAACACAGCGGTGGGCACGCGGATCCCGCTGGACTTTGCCGTGGACGAGGATGTTGGGGTGAACTACATCCAAAGCTACCAGATCTCCGTCAACAGCCACTTTTCAATCGACGTGCTCAGCAGGGCCGACGGGGTTAAATATGCGGAGCTGGTGCTCATGAAAGAGCTGGACCGGGAGACGCAGGCTTCTTACGCGCTGGAGCTCGTGGCTATGGACGGAGGCAACCCGTCCCGCACCGGAACAACGCGCATAAACGTCAAGGTGAAAGACTACAACGACAACAGCCCGGTGTTTGACAGGAACAGCTTCTCCGTGGACCTGCCTGAGGACGCACCGGTGGGCTCGCTCCTGCTGGACCTGAACGCCGAGGACCCTGACGAGGGGCTGAACGGTGAGGTGGTGTACGGGTTCGGTAACCAGGTGCCCCCAGAAATACGACAACTCTTCAGAGTGGACAGGAAGACCGGACGGCTCACCCTGGAGAGCCCGATTGACTTTGAAAGTAAGACCACGTACGAGTTTGACGTCCAGGCCACCGACCTGGGTCCGAACCCGAGCCCGGCCATCTGCAAAATAGTGGTGCAGGTGCAGGATGTTAACGACAACGCACCGGAGATCTCCATCACCCCCATGACGTCCATCACGGCGGGGATAGCGTACATCACAGAGGCGGCGGCCAGAGAGAGCTTCGTGGCTCTGGTCAGCACCTCGGACAGAGACTCGGGCGCTAACGGACAGGTGCACTGCACCTTGTACGGACACGACCACTTCAGACTGCAGCAGGCGTACGAGGACAGCTTCATGATTGTGAGTACCAGCCCGTTAGACCGGGAGAAGATCCCCGAGTATAACCTCACAGTGGTGGCGGAGGACTTGGGCTCGCCCCCCTTCAGGACCATCACTCAGTACACCATCAGGCTGACGGATGAGAACGACAACGCGCCGGTGTTCAGTAAGCCGGTGTACGAGGTGTCAGTGGTGGAGAACAACGCACCTGGGGCATACATCACCACGGTGGTGGCGCGGGACATGGACATGGGGTCAAACGGGAAGGTCAGCTACAAACTGGCGGACACCTACTTCATGGGCTCTCCCATCGCCACCTTCGTGTCTCTGGACCCGGCCAGCGGTTCGCTTTACGCGCTCCGCAGCTTCAACTATGAGGTGATGAAACAGCTGGAGCTCCGCATCTCGGCGAGTGACGGCGGCTCCCCGCCCCTGTCCGGCAGCGCCAATGTCTATGTGAGGATAGTGGACCAGAACGATAACGCCCCGGTCATCACTCAGCCGGCCCTCAACAACGGCTCCGCTGAGGTGCTCCTGCCCCGGGACGCACCGACAGGCTACGTCATTACCCGCGTGGAGGCGCGGGATGCGGATGAGGGCGTGAACTCGGACCTGTCCTACGGGCTGGCCACCGGTGAGCCCTCCGTGTTCTCCGTGAACAAAGCCACCGGGGAGATCTACCTGAACCAGGTGCTCAGCCACGACGTGGACGAGACTCTCAGCGTGACCGTGACGGTGAGTGACAACGGGAGGCCCGCGCTCACCTCCACCGCCACGCTCCACTTCCTCATCATCGCGGGCTCCCCGCCGAGCGACAGGACAGTGTACCAGTCAAGCGGCGGGGACGAGGTGCACGCGCAGTGGGACCTGTCGGTGGTGATTATTGTTGTCCTCGCGGGGAGCTGCACGCTCCTGCTGCTCGCAATCATCCTCATCGCCACCACCTGCAACCGGCGCAAGCAGGACAAAGGCGGAGAAGACAGCGACTCTTACGGGGAGAAGGGCACGCTGGAGCGGGGCAGGAGCCACGTGGTGGACAACCCGCTGCTGCCTCTCCATGGATCCGGGGGAGGAGCGGGCTTTGACGGACACTCCTACAGCAGCCAGCCCGGTGGGTTCACCTCGGCTCACCCCGGGGGCAGTGACATGTGCTCGGCCTCAGAGGACGGCAGCGAGGTGCCCTGCGTGTATGACTCAGACAGCAACAGCAAGACCCGAGGGAATAAACACGAG ggcTACTCCACTCTGCCCGGCTATGGGAACGGGAAGGAGGCTGTGAGGCCCATCACCATCTGGAAGGGGAACTCTTACACCACCATCTCTGCCAGGGACCCGGCCTTCAGCGGCAAAGACAGTGGCAAGGGGGACAGTGACTTcaatgacagtgacagtgacgtCAGTGGAGACACTGGCCTGAAGAAAGACGGGGCAGTGGTTCCTCCCATGGGCGGCCAAAATg gTCTGTGGGCTTGCACCAGTGAGTGTAAGGTCCTGGGTCACTCAGACCGCTGCTGGAGCCCCTCGGCAGTAAGAAGCAACGCAGCTCCCTCTCCAGcccccaccctctcctccttcaaCAGCCTCTCCAAGACGGCCTCCCTGCCCCGGGACCCCCACCGCAGGGACAACTACTACCAGGCCCACATCCCCAAGACGGTGGGGCTGCAGAGTGTGTACGAGAAGGTGCTGCACAGAGAGTACGACTACGTCCTGGTCACCCCCCCCAGGCCTGTGAGGGTGCAGGAGATTAGTGATATAACCATCCCTGTTTACACCCCGACCCCGACGCACTGCCCCAACAACGACATTTAA